In Pseudomonas sp. p1(2021b), the genomic window CGGCAGGCCGGTGAGCGCGCCCATGGTGGCGATGGACAGGCCGAGCAGGGCGATGGTCGGGTTCTGGGCGAAGTTCACCGCGATCAGCAGGCCGATGGCGCCCATCAGCATCGGTACCACCAGGTGCCAGCGGCGTTCGTTGCGCAGGTCTGCCGAGCGGCCGACGACGATCATGAACACCCCGGCCAGCAGGTACGGGATGGCGCTCAGCCAACCGATCAGCAGCGGGCTGTCGAAGCCCAGGTTCTTGATGATCGACGGCAGCCAGAAGTTGATCGCGTACACACCGCTCTGGATGCAGAAGTAGACGAAGCCGAAGGTCCAGATCAGCGGGTTACCCAGCACGGCGAGCACGCCATCACCGCGTGCGGCTGGCTTGGAGGCGGCGTCGGCCTTGAGGTCGGCCTCGATCAGCTGGCGTTCGGCTGGGCTCAGCCAGGCCGCTTTCTGGTAGCCGTCGCTGAGCAGCATGATTGCCAGGATACCCAGGGCTACGGTGGGCAGGCCCTGGATCAGGAACATCCACTGCCAGCCGGCCAGGCCATGCTGGCCGGCGGCGAAGTGGTCGAGGATCCAGCCGGAGAATGGCCCGCCGAGCAGGCCGGAGACCGGGATCGCCGACATGAACAGCGCCATGATACGGCCACGACGGTCGGCCGGGAACCAGCGCGAAAGGTACAGCACCACACCCGGGAAGAAGCCCGCCTCGGCGGCGCCGGTGAGCAGGCGCAGGGCGTAGAACTCGGTGGGGGTGGTGACGAACAGCAGGCAAGTCGAAAGGCTACCCCAGGCGATCATCATCACCGCGATCCAGCGCCGCGGGCCGAAGCGGTTGAGCGCCAGGTTGCTGGGCAGGCCGCACAGCACGTAGCCGATGAAGAAGATCCCGGCCCCGAGGCCATAGACGGTTTCGCTGAACTGCAGCGCATCGAGCATCTGCAGCTTGGCGAAGCCGACGTTGACGCGGTCCAGGTAGTTGAACAGGTAGCAGATGAAAATGAACGGAATCAGCCGCAGGGTGATGCGCCGGTAGAGCGCATCGCGGGTGATGTCTTTGCCTTGGTCAGGGGCGGGGCTGTATGCCATGATCGGGTTCTCTTTTGTTATGGTTGTCGCCGCGTCGCCTGTTCCGGCGCTCGCCCTGACGAGTCTCGGTGAGCGCAGCGCGGCTGTCTTTGTGCTTTTGCACAGCCTCTGGCACGGCCTGCTGTGCCGGCGACCAAAGCCTACCAAGGATCCTTGCATGTTCGAACTGGACCACGACCTGGCGCAGGACATCGTCGACCGGGCGATGGCCATCCTCCCGTGCAACGTCAATGTCATGGACAGCCAGGGCCTGATCCTGGGCAGTGGCGAGCCGGAGCGGATCAACACCCGCCACGAGGGCGCGCAACTGGTACTGGCCAACGGCCGGA contains:
- a CDS encoding MFS transporter; this translates as MAYSPAPDQGKDITRDALYRRITLRLIPFIFICYLFNYLDRVNVGFAKLQMLDALQFSETVYGLGAGIFFIGYVLCGLPSNLALNRFGPRRWIAVMMIAWGSLSTCLLFVTTPTEFYALRLLTGAAEAGFFPGVVLYLSRWFPADRRGRIMALFMSAIPVSGLLGGPFSGWILDHFAAGQHGLAGWQWMFLIQGLPTVALGILAIMLLSDGYQKAAWLSPAERQLIEADLKADAASKPAARGDGVLAVLGNPLIWTFGFVYFCIQSGVYAINFWLPSIIKNLGFDSPLLIGWLSAIPYLLAGVFMIVVGRSADLRNERRWHLVVPMLMGAIGLLIAVNFAQNPTIALLGLSIATMGALTGLPMFWPMPTALLSASAAVAGLAIINSVGQMAGFLSPYLVGFIKDQTGSTDAALYSLAALIVFGSLVALRVTRAGALKAVRAD